ACTTTATCACCTTTTTCAAGGAACTTGATCGCCGCTTTTAACTTCGTATTAAAGTCGTTCTCATCAATTGTAGGGCTTAGACGCACTTCTTTGATATTGATGACTTTTTGGTTTTTGCGAGCTTCTCGTTCTTTTTTCTGCTGTTCAAAACGATATTTACCATAATCCATGATTCTGGCAACTGGCGGTTTTGCGTTTGGCGAAACTAATACTAGATCAAGTCCAGCTTGTTCTGCTAAACGTAAAGCATCATTTTTCGTTTGAACACCAATTTGTTCACCGTTATTGTCAATAACACGTAACTCACGAGCGCGAATTCCATCATTGACCATCATATCTTTTGCTATGATATTCACCTCCAAGAATATTTGAGAGAAAAAAAGCAAAAAAGCAACGGAAGTAATCGAATACTCCCGCTGCCAATGTCTTTTTAAAACTTGAACATTTCCTATCAGCCCAAGGACCCTTGTCAACTTAGGCGAGAAGCGGGATGCTTCTGCTTGTTTTCTCAACTCCAATAGTCTACCAAATAATAGAGAATCTGTCAATACATATCTCTTTACTGGCAACCTATCGATTAACTTTTAATAATATACCTTTCTAGCTTGCTTTTGTCAATATTTTTAGTCACATTGTTTTCCCTTTTTGTGACTGATATAATAAATATCAATGAAAGGAGTTTTGTTATGTCATTTAAACCACTGCAACTCTATAAAAACTATAAAGAAGCTTGCGAAAAATTTCCTGACTGCTCTATTTTTGTAGATACTAAAACATCTGCTTTTCCAGAATTAGGTACCCAAACAACGTATGAAGCCACTCATGCATCGATTGTCAAGCGCGCCCGTCAATTAGCAACTCTTGGGGTTCGACAAGGCGATAAAGTTCTCCTCTATAAGAGTTCCTCTGTAGATACGTACTGGCTTGCAGTTAGTGTATGCTATCTTGGCGCTATTCCAGTGATGACTTCATTTCATCTTTCTAGTGAAGTTATTGAGATTTTCTCTGAGCGCTTAGAAAAGCCATGGATTCTGTTTGACGACGTTACTGCTGAAAGAATTACCCCTTTACCTGAAGAGGTGAAAAAACGTGCGTTCTCAGTTAGTGATGTCCTCCAGGCCGATGAAGCGGATGTTGATTTTAATCCACTACCAGACACCGAGATTAGTTACATGACGCATACTAGTGGAACGACTGGCGTGCCCAAACTCATTGCTCATTCTGCAATTAGTATGGGGTGGCGAATTGCCTTCCAACAAAGCATCATGGAGAAAATGGACCGTGTTGATTTATTGGCTTTCCATATTTCACCCGTTCATTCCCGCTTTAATATTGGTATGTCTTCGCTCATGAATCTTGGCTATCCTTATTTCTATATTGCTGATCCAAGTGTTCAAAATGTAGAGAAGGTTTTACAGCATCACTCTCCTCTTGCAATTGAGACACATCCGAATAATTTTGTCCAGTGGGCTCACCTTGCAAAAGAGAAACCTCATTTATTTGAAAATACACGTTACTATCACTCTACTTTTGACGCAATTAATAAAGAAATAATGGCTACTTTCTTACGAACCAATAAAGAAGGCAATGGTATTTACTTACA
This Granulicatella adiacens ATCC 49175 DNA region includes the following protein-coding sequences:
- the infC gene encoding translation initiation factor IF-3; the protein is MMVNDGIRARELRVIDNNGEQIGVQTKNDALRLAEQAGLDLVLVSPNAKPPVARIMDYGKYRFEQQKKEREARKNQKVINIKEVRLSPTIDENDFNTKLKAAIKFLEKGDKVKASIRFKGRAITHKEIGQKVLERLAEQVSEIATVEQKAKMDGRSMFLMLAPKNDK
- a CDS encoding AMP-binding protein produces the protein MSFKPLQLYKNYKEACEKFPDCSIFVDTKTSAFPELGTQTTYEATHASIVKRARQLATLGVRQGDKVLLYKSSSVDTYWLAVSVCYLGAIPVMTSFHLSSEVIEIFSERLEKPWILFDDVTAERITPLPEEVKKRAFSVSDVLQADEADVDFNPLPDTEISYMTHTSGTTGVPKLIAHSAISMGWRIAFQQSIMEKMDRVDLLAFHISPVHSRFNIGMSSLMNLGYPYFYIADPSVQNVEKVLQHHSPLAIETHPNNFVQWAHLAKEKPHLFENTRYYHSTFDAINKEIMATFLRTNKEGNGIYLQIYGQSECGPAIVRKHTLESLPTTDVRNMGVGYLDFTKARIANEHGTPLPVNTPGNIHLFSKGRAVTYYKEEDRFNANVYGDWWDTGDYGYINESGELILQDRQVDLVESLPSTLAIEDFLLDTHDWIEEIVIVKDPNGYPQPVVAVKGDGEFLWDAWWKTLVNLPHLNEPIILPFDEFPRTATMKVQRRALEQQLFQ